A single region of the Oreochromis niloticus isolate F11D_XX linkage group LG19, O_niloticus_UMD_NMBU, whole genome shotgun sequence genome encodes:
- the rcor1 gene encoding REST corepressor 1, translated as MPAMLERNPEASGKRRGRAPGGGPVGGKSLSGNGTSTNSCWEEGSSGSSSDDEHGGGGMRVGPQYQAVVPDFDPDVARAAHLRENLGMLVWIPNSCLNQTQLDEYIAIAKEKHGYNMEQALGMLFWHKHNIEKSLADLPNFTPFPDEWTVEDRVLFEQAFSFHGKSFHRIQQMLPDKSMPSLVRFYYSWKKSRSKTSLMDRQTRKHKRERDDSDDEVEDSTGNPPSDSELDVNKEDKKEVSSGSERSEVKPVSGLKTGGKASQRMKKRPPRGMFLNHQDVVSLSSSSPQGLIRQLDSQLVSIKRQIQTIKQTNSVLKEKLSSGVDEFRLPEVNQKFNNRWTTEEQLLAVQAIRKYGRDFQAISDVIGNKSVVQVKNFLVNYRRRFNLDEVLQEWEAEHGMEVGAGASEDDRMEEKMEVCPTEEDEVTAKQTKEDSSSPLNANKPLAS; from the exons ATGCCCGCGATGCTGGAGAGGAACCCGGAGGCTTCGGGCAAGAGGAGAGGCCGAGCCCCGGGAGGAGGGCCCGTCGGCGGGAAGAGTCTGTCCGGTAATGGAACCAGTACCAACAGCTGCTGGGAAGAAGGAAGTTCAGGCTCGAGCAGCGACGACGAGCATG gTGGAGGAGGGATGCGGGTCGGACCGCAGTACCAGGCCGTGGTTCCAGACTTTGACCCGG ATGTAGCCCGGGCGGCTCATCTCAGGGAGAACCTGGGGATGTTGGTTTGGATCCCCAACAGCTGCCTGAACCAAACTCAGT TGGACGAGTACATCGCCATCGCCAAAGAGAAGCACGGCTACAACATGGAGCAG GCGCTGGGCATGCTCTTCTGGCACAAACACAACATCGAGAAGTCTCTAGCCGACCTGCCAAACTTCACTCCGTTCCCCGATGAGTGGACGGTGGAGGACCGCGTGTTGTTCGAGCAGGCCTTCAGCTTCCATGGGAAGAGCTTCCACCGCATCCAACAGATG TTACCTGATAAGTCCATGCCCAGCCTGGTTCGGTTTTATTACTCTTGGAAGAAGAGTCGCAGTAAAACCAGCCTGATGGACCGCCAGACTCGGAAACACAAACGAGAGCGAGACGACAG TGACGATGAAGTCGAGGACAGTACTGGAAATCCTCCGAGTGACTCTGAGTTGGACGTAAATAAAGAAGACAAGAAGGAG GTGAGCTCAGGTTcagagaggtcagaggtgaaaCCAGTTTCTGGTCTGAAG ACAGGTGGGAAGGCGTCCCAGCGGATGAAGAAGCGCCCCCCCAGAGGAATGTTTCTGAACCATCAGGACGTCGTTTCTCTGTCGTCCTCATCGCCTCAGGGACTCATCAGACAGCTCGACTCGCAGCTCGTCTCCATCAAGAGACAG ATTCAGACCATCAAACAGACCAACAGCGTGCTGAAGGAGAAGCTCAGCTCAGGGGTGGACGAGTTCAGGCTGCCCGAG GTGAACCAGAAGTTCAATAACCGTTGGACCACAGAGGAGCAGCTGCTCGCTGTCCAAG CCATCAGGAAGTATGGGCGGGACTTCCAAGCCATCTCAGATGTGATCGGTAACAAGTCGGTGGTGCAGGTGAAGAACTTCCTTGTAAACTACAGACGCAGGTTTAACCTGGACGAGGTGCTGCAGGAGTGGGAGGCGGAGCACGGCATGGAGGTGGGGGCAGGAGCGAGCGAGGACGACAGGATGGAGGAGAAGATGGAGGTGTGTCCCACCGAGGAGGATGAGGTCACCGccaagcagaccaaggag GATTCGTCCTCTCCGCTGAATGCCAACAAGCCTTTGGCCTCCTGA
- the traf3 gene encoding TNF receptor-associated factor 3: MSAGRSADGREVQIPLQQVAPSLISPLSAAPPSHRPANLWPSSEPTAQQGVPAGFLPLHGGFRDHFVETPEAKYCCEACRLVLCQPRQTECGHRFCNSCICDILSRPNPVCPADMEPLFRDKIFKDVCCHREIMSLKVYCRSEANGCQEQMSLQQIPDHLNVCPFFEVPCPLGKCKERMMRKEIPDHLSWKCKQRETTCEFCSTKMPLTDLQKHKDTVCPAFPVMCPNHCSFTSLPRSELSGHQHDCPKAQVSCQFHRYGCMFKGLNQDMRQHESTFAAEHLKMMANRNLSLENKVEDVKGELMERYKVLPALSSRLSELENQNEELREKNRQMEQKLATMQKLMSSHSEKLLEVELELHSLRLLRDEMESLRGTLESVRTRLAALEQGGRGGSGSTTHTLASLETQLNRHDDMLSVHEIRLADMDLRFQVLETASYNGTLIWKIRDYKRRKQDAVAAKTLSLYSQPFYTGYFGYKMCARVYLNGDGMGKGTHLSLFFVVMRGEYDALLPWPFKQKVTLMLMDQGPSRKHLGDAFKPDPNSSSFRRPVAEMNIASGCPLFVSQNVLETGTYIKDDTIFIKVTVDTSDLPDL; the protein is encoded by the exons ATGTCCGCGGGGAGGAGTGCTGACGGCAGGGAGGTGCAGATTCCCCTCCAGCAGGTGGCACCCTCCCTTATTTCGCCCCTCTCGGCAGCCCCGCCCTCTCACCGCCCAGCCAATCTGTGGCCTTCCAGTGAGCCCACCGCTCAGCAAG GTGTGCCCGCAGGCTTCCTGCCTCTTCATGGCGGCTTCAGAGATCACTTTGTAGAAACTCCAGAAGCTAAATACTGCTGCGAGGCGTGCAGGCTGGTCCTGTGTCAGCCCCGCCAGACCGAGTGTGGACACCGCTTCTGTAACAGCTGCATCTGCGACATCCTCAG TCGTCCAAACCCGGTGTGTCCGGCTGACATGGAGCCACTGTTCAGAGACAAG ATCTTCAAAGACGTTTGCTGCCACCGGGAGATCATGTCGCTGAAGGTTTACTGCCGCAGCGAGGCAAACGGCTGTCAGGAGCAGATGAGTCTGCAGCAGATACCT GACCACCTGAACGTGTGTCCGTTCTTCGAGGTTCCCTGCCCGCTGGGAAAGTGTAAGGAGAGGATGATGAGGAAGGAGATTCCTGACCACCTGAGCTGGAAATGCAAACAGAGAGAGACCACCTGCGAGTTCTGCAGCACGAAGATGCCCCTGACAGACCTGCAG AAACACAAAGATACGGTTTGTCCGGCGTTCCCCGTGATGTGTCCAAACCACTGTTCCTTCACCTCCCTGCCCCGGAGCGAG CTCTCCGGTCACCAGCACGACTGTCCCAAAGCTCAGGTCAGCTGTCAGTTCCACCGCTACGGCTGCATGTTCAAG GGTTTGAACCAGGACATGAGGCAGCACGAGTCCACCTTCGCAGCCGAACACCTGAAGATGATGGCAAACAGGAACCTATCGTTAGAGAACAAG GTGGAAGATGTGAAAGGTGAGCTGATGGAGCGGTACAAGGTGCTTCCTGCGCTCAGCAGCCGACTGTCGGAGCTGGAGAACCAGAACGAGGAGCTGAGGGAGAAGAACCGGCAAATGGAGCAGAAACTCGCCACCATGCAG AAACTAATGAGCTCTCACTCAGAGAAGTTGCTGGAGGTGGAGCTGGAGCTGCATTCACTCCGTCTGCTCAGAGATGAGATGGAGAGCCTGCGAGGAACGCTGGAGAGCGTACGGACGAGGCTCGCCGCTCTGGAGCAAGGTGGACGCGGCGGATCCGGATCCACGACACACACACTGG CATCCCTGGAGACTCAGCTGAATCGCCATGACGACATGCTGAGCGTCCACGAGATCCGATTGGCTGACATGGACCTGCGTTTCCAGGTGCTGGAGACGGCGAGCTACAACGGGACTCTAATCTGGAAGATCCGCGACTACAAGAGGCGGAAACAGGACGCGGTGGCGGCAAAGACGCTGTCGCTGTACTCGCAGCCGTTTTACACCGGATACTTCGGTTACAAGATGTGTGCTCGAGTTTACCTGAACGGAGACGGCATGGGCAAGGGGACGCACCTGTCGCTGTTCTTTGTGGTGATGAGGGGCGAGTACGATGCCCTGCTGCCCTGGCCCTTCAAACAAAAG GTGACCCTGATGTTGATGGACCAGGGTCCCTCCAGGAAGCACCTGGGCGACGCCTTCAAACCGGACCCGAACAGCAGCAGCTTCCGCCGTCCGGTGGCCGAGATGAACATCGCGTCCGGCTGCCCGCTGTTCGTGTCACAGAATGTCCTGGAGACAGGGACCTACATTAAAGATGACACCATCTTCATCAAG GTTACCGTGGATACCTCTGACCTTCCTGACCTGTAA